A stretch of the Uranotaenia lowii strain MFRU-FL chromosome 3, ASM2978415v1, whole genome shotgun sequence genome encodes the following:
- the LOC129754656 gene encoding protein male-specific lethal-3: MVSTRGPKYKFSDGEKVLCYEPDPTKAKVLYDSKVLEVSEGRDKRGRRVIEYLIHFQGWNSSWDRKVSEDFILKDTDENRQLQKDLAEKSQLHQGTYLYRKERKKHKDKSLSARIESLTAGAHKVSMHQQPFPPHPMSQHAQQLSHPNQQHQLPAPLLSDDALPGPSSNIPSTLGLSRPDEPDFHLDAVTLDGDTEYYSSSVESSHEEDKVYLQVGAKLKRFLEFDYRMISDNILTKIPAQLPVVTILENFVRHYTIRQLFDLGQEQAKLRRRNSSFLKGDQKTKDYEAIRINVDLCKEVADGLRLYFDFTLKDHLLYAQEKYQAELVLSDAYLANFTYVVCPNLSLELLAIRLDSPTVETGTDHIDATLAGSSTAAQEEKKRRRLRSHKNEENEFLLDLSIIKQESFSPGNTQSLAYSLLKSAFPSNITISFQTKEILEDVFSWKLLPSDAPAEPSMIYGAVHLARLIIKLPEFLSVTTMGDEKLKLLLKFLDSFSEFIEEHEEWFSRDVYSDKCLLGDVVKLENPAHLGPSCIQIKEEDLDLHGSDGMMAGPLLSDVKVENTTLLQ, from the exons ATGGTGTCCACTCGTGGTcccaaatacaaattttcggaCGGGGAGAAAGTTCTCTGCTACGAACCGGATCCGACCAAGGCTAAAGTCCTCTACGATTCAAAGGTACTGGAAGTGTCCGAAGGACGCGACAAACGGGGCCGTCGAGTGATCGAGTATCTGATCCATTTCCAAGGGTGGAACTCTTCCTGGGACCGAAAAGTAAGCGAGGATTTTATCCTCAAAGATACGGATGAGAACCGGCAATTGCAGAAAGATTTAGCTGAAAAATCTCAATTGCACCA AGGAACTTACCTTtaccggaaggaacgaaaaaaacataaagataAATCGCTGTCGGCCCGTATCGAAAGCCTCACGGCCGGAGCCCACAAAGTGTCCATGCATCAGCAACCATTTCCTCCACATCCTATGTCGCAACATGCACAACAACTTTCCCATCCAAATCAGCAGCACCAGTTGCCAGCACCTTTATTATCGGACGACGCCCTGCCTGGGCCAAGTAGCAACATTCCCAGTACTTTAGGACTGAGCCGTCCAGATGAACCAGATTTCCATCTCGATG cTGTTACGCTTGACGGTGATACCGAGTACTACAGCAGCTCGGTCGAGAGCAGCCACGAAGAGGACAAAGTCTATTTGCAGGTCGGCGCTAAGCTCAAACGTTTTCTCGAATTCGACTATCGGATGATTTCcgataatattttgaccaagatACCGGCACAACTTCCAGTAGTTACgatattggaaaattttgtacGCCATTATACTATTCGGCAGCTGTTCGATCTTGGCCAGGAGCAGGCAAAACTGAGACGTCGTAATAGTTCTTTTCTGAAGGGTGATCAGAAAACTAAAGACTATGAAGCCATCCGTATTAACGTTGACCTTTGCAAGGAAGTAGCTGACGGCCTGCGGCTATATTTCGATTTCACGCTCAAGGATCACCTGCTGTATGCGCAGGAAAAATATCAAGCCGAACTTGTTTTGTCGGATGCATATTTGGCGAATTTCACCTACGTTGTATGTCCCAATCTTTCATTGGAACTTTTGGCTATTCGTCTTGATTCGCCAACTGTAGAAACGGGAACGGATCACATCGATGCAACGTTAGCCGGGAGCTCAACAGCTGCTCAAGAGGAGAAAAAACGTAGAAGACTACGTTCGCACAAAAATGAAGAGAACGAATTCCTGCTAGATCTCAGCATTATCAAGCAGGAATCTTTTTCCCCGGGAAATACTCAATCGCTGGCATATTCTCTTCTGAAGTCAGCTTTTCCATCGAACATTACCATCTCATTCCAAACCAAGGAAATTCTCGAGGACGTTTTCAGCTGGAAACTATTGCCGTCGGATGCTCCAGCTGAACCATCAATGATCTATGGTGCAGTACACTTGGCTCGATTGATCATCAAGCTACCCGAATTTCTCTCCGTCACTACTATGGGTGATGAAAAGTTGAAACTGCTGCTGAAATTTTTGGACAGTTTTTCCGAGTTCATTGAAGAGCACGAAGAGTGGTTCTCGAGAGATGTGTACAGCGATAAGTGTCTCCTGGGTGATGTCGTGAAGCTGGAAAATCCAGCGCACTTAGGACCCAGCTGCATTCAGATTAAGGAAGAAGATTTAGATCTGCACGGAAGCGACGGCATGATGGCGGGGCCGTTGCTTTCCGATGTGAAGGTTGAAAACACCACCTTGTTGCAGTGA